A genomic stretch from Neomonachus schauinslandi chromosome 14, ASM220157v2, whole genome shotgun sequence includes:
- the LOC123326625 gene encoding protein FAM246A-like codes for MAAERGRPWVQARSAYGASEALRRAVGRRRDHGPQPKGPGPEEARAPGRLARLRVQLRAEAAALADAPRLLRLVERAGAAAGEARAPGAGERADARSSGSVCSVCGEPRGGATYPAGVLEVSERRLQEGLAAVRAELGAGLEALRAELRAELDALRELLPPPPPPPPPPAGREPRPGLDPLT; via the exons ATGGCGGCGGAACGCGGGCGCCCGTGGGTGCAGGCGCGCAGTGCGTACGGCGCGAGCGAGGCGCTGCGACGGGCCGTTGGCCGCCGGCGGGACCACGGGCCGCAGCCCAAAGGGCCGGGCCCTGAAGAAGCCCGCGCCCCGGGACGCCTGGCTCGCCTGCGGGTCCAGCTCCGGGCGGAGGCGGCGGCGCTGGCCGACGCGCCTCGGCTGCTGCGGCTGGTGGAGCGCGCGGGGGCCGCGGCGGGGGAGGCCCGGGCGCCGGGGGCCGGGGAGCGAGCGGACGCGCGCAGCAGCGGCTCCGTGTGCTCCGTGTGCGGGGAGCCGCGCGGCGGGGCCACCTACCCGGCGGGCGTCCTGGAGGTGAGCGAGCGGCGGCTGCAGGAGGGCCTGGCGGCTGTGCGCGCCGAGCTGGGCGCGGGGCTGGAGGCGCTGCGCGCGGAGCTGCGAGCGGAACTGGACGCCCTGCGCGAGCTGctgccgcccccgccgccgccgccgccaccgcctgCCGGCCGGGAGCCCCGCCCGGGCCTG GACCCACTCACCTAG